TTTGTGCTGCCCCGCGTGTTGCCCGGATGCACGCTGCCCATCACGCTCGAACATGCATCATGGGTGGTGGCCAACCTGGTACTCGACGGCCCGCCACGTGAAGGGCTGGGCGCGCCGCCCAGCTGGGACAACGTCATCTACGGCAGTCCCTCGTTGGGCTATGTAGTGGCCGATCATCAGCGACTGGCCTCGCCGCCCACGCAGCCCATCTGGACCTGGTATCACGCATTGGTAGATGGCCACGCCCGCGACGCACGGGCCGGTCTGCTGCGCATGCCCTGGACGCACTGGCGCGATACCGTGTTGGCGGATCTGTCGCGCGCGCATCCCGACATCGCCGAGCGCGTACTGCGTGTGGACGTCATGCGCTGGGGGCACGCGATGGCGCGTCCGCTGCCCGGTGTGCTCACGCGGCAGGAGCTGGCCCAAGCCTGGCAGCCATCGCCCGGCGTCTGGTGTGCACACGCCGATCTGAGTGGATTCAGCCTGTTCGAGGAAGCCCAGTGGCATGGTGTGCTGGCGGCCCAGCGTGTGGCGGCCTACGTCGGCGGTCGCTCGTGACGCTATCCGGAACCCACCGCACGTGAACGCAGTCATTCGCCATATTCCATCATGACCAACACCGACGCCTTGACCTGGCCGGAGCCGGCCCCCAGTCTCGCGCGCGCCGTGGCCGGCGAGTTCCGTCTCGTGCGCGAAATCGGACGCGGTGGCATGGGTGTGGTCTACCTCGCGCGGGATACGCGTCTCGACCGCGATGTAGCCATCAAGACGTTGCCGCCGCATCTCGCGGCCGATGCGCAGGTGCGTGAGCGCTTCGTGCGGGAGGCGCGTACAGCGGCCGCCTTGTCGCACCCGAACATCGTGCCCATTCATGCCGCAGCCGAGCGGGATGGTGTGGTGTACTTCGTCATGGGCTATGTGAACGGCCGTTCGCTGGCCGACTGCGTGGCTGGTGACGGACCATTGTCCGTACCCGACGCCCTGCGTGTGGTGCGGCAGGGGGCGCAGGGACTGGACGCCGCGCATGCGCGGGGCGTGGTGCATCGTGACATCAAGGCCGAAAATGTGCTGCTCGATGCCGCGGGACAGGCGCACATTACCGACTTTGGCATTGCGCGCGTCGCGGAGGTGCAGCCGCTCACCGCCACGGGCACGGTGCTGGGCAGCGTGCACTACATGAGTCCCGAGCAGGTCACGGGCGAAGCCATCGACGGCCGCAGCGATCTCTATGCGCTCGGTGTGCTCTGGTACTTCCTGCTCAGTGCGCGTTTCCCCTTCGAGCGGCCCACGTCGTCCGCCATTCTGGTGGCGCATGTCAACAGCAGGCCCACGCCGCTGCGTGAGTTGGCCGCGCAGGTGCCCGAGACCGTCGCCGCGCTCGTCATGCAGTTGCTGGAGAAGCCGGCGAACGCGAGACCGGGAGATGCGCGGGTGTTGCTCGAGGCCATTGCACAACTGCCCGCCGAGGTGTGGACGACACCGCCATCTGACGTTGCGCCAGGTGTCGCGTCAGGACTTGCATCAGGAGTCGCGCCTCACGCGCCGCTGTCGTCCACTGAGGCGCAGGCGGTGTGGGCGCGTGCCGCCGAGTTGCAGGCCTACACCGGTGTGCAGGCACCACCGCCTGAGGCGCTGCGTCGTCGCCCCCCCACATCGGCGCCACTCACGTCGGGCTACGATGCGGCGTTGGTGAAGGCCGCCGCGGAGGAAGCCGGTATTGACGCGCGCTACGTAGAGCGCGCGCTCTCGGAACGCGCACAGGTCGAGCGTGCGCCGTCCACCGTGGTCATCGAGCGCGGCGAGAAGCAGCAATCACGTCCCAACCTCTTTCTGGGCGCGCACACCAAGCTCGATTTTCACGCCACCATCCCCCGCGAGGTCGACGTCGCCCTGTTCGAGGAAATCGCCGACGACGTGCGCGAGGTGATGGGCGAGATGGTCACCGTGAGTGCCGTCGGTCGCACACTCACCGTCATGACCAACGTGCTGCGTCCCGGGCAGTCGGGTATTCCGCGTGCCGCGCAAATCCAGGTGCTGGTGCGCAATGGCCGCACGACGGTGCGTGCGTTCGAAGATGTGTCGCAGCTCGCTGGTGGATTGTTTG
This DNA window, taken from Gemmatimonas sp. UBA7669, encodes the following:
- a CDS encoding serine/threonine-protein kinase, whose product is MTNTDALTWPEPAPSLARAVAGEFRLVREIGRGGMGVVYLARDTRLDRDVAIKTLPPHLAADAQVRERFVREARTAAALSHPNIVPIHAAAERDGVVYFVMGYVNGRSLADCVAGDGPLSVPDALRVVRQGAQGLDAAHARGVVHRDIKAENVLLDAAGQAHITDFGIARVAEVQPLTATGTVLGSVHYMSPEQVTGEAIDGRSDLYALGVLWYFLLSARFPFERPTSSAILVAHVNSRPTPLRELAAQVPETVAALVMQLLEKPANARPGDARVLLEAIAQLPAEVWTTPPSDVAPGVASGLASGVAPHAPLSSTEAQAVWARAAELQAYTGVQAPPPEALRRRPPTSAPLTSGYDAALVKAAAEEAGIDARYVERALSERAQVERAPSTVVIERGEKQQSRPNLFLGAHTKLDFHATIPREVDVALFEEIADDVREVMGEMVTVSAVGRTLTVMTNVLRPGQSGIPRAAQIQVLVRNGRTTVRAFEDVSQLAGGLFGGLGGGAGGGLGAMIMGLTIKAQAPIPMALTAWVGTAAAALGLARILYVRQVRKKEQELLRVMERIVARVEGRSGTEAGPLRGASGPPAALPPGTSFQE